TTACTTAtgctattacttttttttataaaaaataataagtagCACTAGAGTCtatatatttgtcattttaaaaaaattgtaaaatcatTTGTTTAAACTTCAATTTGTCCATATAGAAGTTTAGAACTATATATTAATAGACTTAACAAATAGGaaattatcaacaaaagaaaaaattgtatccCACCGCATGCCTAATTAATTATGATACCTTATCTAGGTATGAATATGGTGATAATAACtctactttaaaaataaaaaaataaaaacaaacaaacaaacaaaaaataaacaaatatctaaaaaaaaaagggaagtgaacgaaatttataaataatatatattccAATCATTTTCCTCTTTCAACCCTCCTCCTCTCTGTTCCCTACCTCTCCTTCTGTTCCAAACATATTCTGAATAAGAATAAAAAGTCTCAAGTCCTccttaaaagaagaaagtattTCACATATCAAATATATGCATCATTTCTCACATAATGTGTAGGTCCTACTCCTACACACTTGTATAATTGTGGGATTTGCACGCAATAAGAGGATAAATGCACGTATATCATTACTCTGAAGGAGCCTAGCTTGTATAACTTCAActattatttattgaaaaattggGCTCTCTTTATGATTTTAAGTAAATGCTAATTACATGCATCCTGTTAGCAGATTATGGCAAGACTCTTACCCATCATCATGTCTAGAggcgaagagagagagaaagcaatcAAAGAATTCAACGAGTTGCTAAAGGTGTTTGAAGAAGGAATCAAAAAGGATTTTCCAGAAGAATTTCCTTTCTTTGAACGCAAGTCCTTGGGATATCTTGATATTGTTGTGGGCGCACATTTTTGCAACTACGAAGCTTTTCATGAGGTTGTTGCTGTGGTTTTTAGCCCTGAAAAGAACCCAGCAATGATGGCATGGTTGGAAGCTCTAAAAAACCATCCATTGATGAAGGAAATGCTCCCACCTCATGACAAGTTGGTTGCTGAGATGAGAGGAAAGTATTTGGGCCAATCTCCTTGAGTTTGATCCTTAGGCTAAAGGAAATCCTAAATATACTAGCTACTTAAATAAAAGGGTTATTAATATCCTATGGTGTTTATCGAATAATGGATATGTAAAAAAGCCACTtcttattgtataatttttttttaatgaataaaagaCATTATTAACAAGTGAAAAAGTAAAACACTATAGAGGATCAAGCCTCAATCTTGATAACAAACTCAAAACAAGAGGGATAGCTACCCAAATCAAAAGAGCCAAAAACATTACACTTAAGAGACCATTTAGCTAAAGTATGAGCTGCTACATTTGCTAAATTCTTGACATCGGCATTTCATTGTTACGGTATAGTTTAAGTTTTAACTATACGAGCTTGTGATGTATTTCAATTGAAAGTTTAGtaataatgacattttttttttggtagtactCCATATCTGTCCCCCTCCCCTACTAAATACCTATATGAACGTGTGtgatccaaaaataaataaacattccTAGTCAAGAGCACTCCATATGGCTGAGTGGAAATTGTGGAATCAGTTAATAGCTTCGACGAAGGCCTTGGTTTACTTCCACTGCATTCACATTAGATCTTGGCTCATCTTTACTACTATAACAATTGTAATGCTGAAGCCTATACATTTTTCCTGCTTCTTTATCTAATTATAAAAACTGTATAACACATGGATCCTAGATCTCTAATGGGTCAACCTCATCAATTTCCTGGTCAACTTCctcaaccaaatagaaaaaactAGTTGACCTAAAAGATAAAGATGATTGAAAGATATTTCTCATATGAACTCTTTAAATTAAGGCTTTTCAGAATCTAAAAGAAAGccaactgagagagagagaatggaggAGAAGAAAGGTGAAGTTGTCCTGTTTGGAACATGGGCCAACGCATTCTGCACTAGAGTTGAGCTAGCCCTCAAACTGAAAGGCATACCCTATGAGTATGTGGAGGAAGATTTGACAAACAAAAGTGAGTTGTTCCGTAGCCTCAATCCAGTCCACAAGAAAGTACCTGTGCTTGTTCACAATGGGAAATCCATTGCTGAGTAACTCGTTATCCTCGAATACATAGAAGAGTGCTGGGACACTACCCCAAAACTATTGCCTGAGGATCCTTACCAAAGGGCGAAACTCTGCTTTTGGGCCAACTATTATGATCGAAAGGTgagttctctctctcaattctaATGCTCCAATGCACTAATCGCGATATGAACATGACATATGTTCAAAATCAATAGTCAAGTATTGATTTTGTATCCAGTCCAGTGCACTAAAACATTGGACAAAAGCCTTGCCTCTTGGTTAACTAAttcaatataaattaaattaaattaaaaaaaaataaaaaaatgtatccTCCTCTCTGTTGATTTGCTATACTCATACCAATAATGTAGCTTTTGTGTGCAAACACTAACAAAATCATTTTGTGTCATCAGATTGTGCCAAGCTTCTACATCATCTTCGGGTCCGAAGACAAGGAAAGTGAGAGAG
This genomic stretch from Quercus lobata isolate SW786 chromosome 3, ValleyOak3.0 Primary Assembly, whole genome shotgun sequence harbors:
- the LOC115979585 gene encoding glutathione S-transferase U10-like, coding for MEKQNEVVLFGTWASAFCKRVELALKIKGIPYEYVEEDLTNKSESLLHYNPVHKKVPLLVHNGKPNSESLVILEYIDECWNNTPKLLPEDPYQRAKVRFWVNFVDHQIMARLLPIIMSRGEEREKAIKEFNELLKVFEEGIKKDFPEEFPFFERKSLGYLDIVVGAHFCNYEAFHEVVAVVFSPEKNPAMMAWLEALKNHPLMKEMLPPHDKLVAEMRGKYLGQSP